In a single window of the Pocillopora verrucosa isolate sample1 chromosome 4, ASM3666991v2, whole genome shotgun sequence genome:
- the LOC136280505 gene encoding uncharacterized protein, translated as MRKTHFGSKYGIVLLWLHLAYQQDAYNSSEVSPASAEGKAADPPLNCVQKFSCHNNCRKESNETNEFSEDVEHCHCDPDCLKYQDCCADFAHYCNPGPVTKGDPTDPSYSCADISTDQEKGVFMISTCAKDWKDENDSYMKCMEASKNSNRSFTSENIEEDIPVYHFIEGKNYRNIYCGICNRQLRPFLFFWQLKFRCNIQAPSHYSTKQKLDFYLKYCRYKSMEPEAFFNVRTCLPMVSTCPVDNKHKEECMKGNTGIVFSEKINRNFKNIDCLLCNGESLDGAKCGPLDKGEIFNPKSFEIVMEFSPEETLKPSLNSFSTSCSETKVFDPHLETCEDGSVRNPSLAVRDTYRIKQWMYPADDIERPILQPEFVSGFCSTFALEPSQIYVISNSSEEGIIVVEFNLYAGQAVRGNNDNETLDVAALLNFNESFPIIIANKTWLVVRVTQRQLSCTNREEYFHDEYRIKPTGEALLNKTGDNHQELIPPKKFFIKHNDNGNDSLIVCRSTFSVLCPFKLLLVSGSQFKIFANKSLLHTTTGKVYLTEEYTLIDEVKKAWICTNYTETPTVTRKPTITSRENTILLYFTIAGFSISMFALFLTLTIHSVFVELRGPLPGKNLMSLCFALLLAQFMWLFGSGDTDKPTFCTIVAVVMHYLILVSFGCTAVIAFDTRRTFSDQISKAQSRSLGKSRNFRFLAYTCLAWGVPLLFVAGCALLDHFQVVFIGYGNEVACWIDSSNGKIVTFATPIACVLLYNFGAFTHTVWAINSARKQTHRVKSSRQDQMAVFKIYVRLASLMGFTWFFSFSAEFIHKALIYPFVMLTTTQGVYIFVAFICKARVLKLLKERFPGSRKDAMASTQHTASTECRSIRAYSPKKSERDTRF; from the coding sequence ATGAGGAAGACACATTTTGGTTCGAAATATGGTATTGTTTTACTTTGGTTGCATCTAGCTTACCAGCAGGATGCTTACAACTCCAGCGAAGTCAGCCCAGCATCAGCGGAAGGAAAGGCAGCAGATCCCCCTTTGAACTGCGTTCAGAAGTTTTCTTGTCACAATAACTGCCGTAAAGAGTCAAATGAAACGAATGAGTTCTCTGAAGATGTTGAACACTGCCATTGTGATCCCGATTGCCTCAAGTATCAAGACTGCTGTGCAGACTTCGCACACTATTGTAATCCTGGCCCAGTGACAAAAGGGGACCCAACTGACCCTAGCTATTCCTGTGCGGACATATCCACTGATCAAGAAAAAGGTGTGTTCATGATTTCCACGTGTGCAAAAGACTGGAAAGACGAAAATGATTCGTATATGAAATGTATGGAGGCCTCCAAGAATTCGAATCGATCTTTTACATCTGAAAACATCGAAGAGGACATTCCAGTGTATCATTTCATCGAAGGGAAAAACTATAGAAATATTTATTGTGGTATTTGTAACAGACAACTCcggccttttttatttttttggcagtTAAAATTTCGATGTAATATCCAAGCTCCATCCCATTACAGCACCAAACAGAAATTGGACTTTTATCTGAAATACTGCCGATATAAATCCATGGAACCAGAGGCTTTCTTTAACGTGCGTACTTGTTTGCCAATGGTCTCCACATGCCCAGTCGACAATAAACACAAGGAAGAGTGCATGAAGGGAAATACTGGAATTGTCTTTTCcgagaaaataaacaggaaCTTCAAAAACATTGACTGTCTACTTTGCAATGGCGAATCGTTAGACGGCGCTAAGTGTGGTCCATTGGATAAAGGGGAAATCTTCAATCCAAAATCATTTGAAATTGTCATGGAATTTTCACCGGAAGAAACTCTTAAACCTTCACTGAACTCGTTTTCCACATCTTGTTCTGAGACTAAAGTGTTTGATCCACACTTAGAAACCTGTGAAGACGGTTCTGTTCGGAATCCTTCTTTAGCTGTTCGCGATACGTATCGCATTAAACAATGGATGTATCCCGCGGATGACATCGAAAGACCCATATTACAGCCAGAGTTTGTCAGTGGCTTTTGCTCAACGTTTGCCTTGGAGCCTTCACAAATTTATGTGATATCAAATTCATCAGAAGAAGGAATTATTGTCGTGGAATTCAACCTGTATGCTGGCCAAGCGGTTAGGGGTAATAACGATAATGAAACCTTGGATGTGGCTGCTCTTCTTAATTTCAACGAATCATTCCCTATAATAATTGCAAACAAGACCTGGTTAGTGGTTAGGGTCACTCAAAGGCAGTTATCTTGCACAAACCGAGAAGAGTATTTCCATGACGAATACAGAATAAAGCCCACTGGTGAAGCCTTACTAAATAAAACTGGGGACAATCATCAAGAACTGATCCCGCCAAAGAAGTTCTTCATCAAACACAACGATAACGGTAACGATTCCTTGATTGTTTGCAGGTCTACATTTAGTGTCTTGTGCCCTTTCAAACTCCTCCTGGTAAGCGGTTCTCAGTTTAAAATCTTTGCAAACAAGAGCTTACTGCATACTACCACTGGTAAGGTCTACTTGACCGAAGAATACACCTTGATTGACGAAGTTAAAAAAGCATGGATATGCACTAATTACACTGAGACCCCGACGGTTACAAGGAAACCGACGATAACAAGCCGGGAAAATACGATTCTGTTATACTTTACAATCGCTGGATTTTCTATCTCAATGTTTGCTCTTTTCCTCACCCTGACGATACATAGCGTTTTCGTTGAGCTCCGAGGTCCTCTTCCAGGTAAAAATCTGATGAGTCTGTGCTTTGCCCTTCTGCTGGCCCAGTTTATGTGGCTGTTTGGATCTGGAGACACTGACAAGCCAACATTTTGTACCATTGTGGCGGTCGTTATGCATTACCTCATTTTGGTGTCCTTTGGGTGCACAGCCGTTATCGCCTTTGACACTCGCCGAACTTTCTCCGACCAGATTTCCAAGGCTCAATCAAGATCTCTCGGAAAAAGCCGGAATTTTCGTTTCCTGGCGTACACGTGCTTGGCATGGGGTGTTCCTTTGCTTTTTGTGGCTGGCTGCGCCCTGCTTGACCATTTTCAAGTGGTCTTCATCGGCTATGGTAACGAAGTCGCCTGCTGGATAGACAGCAGCAATGGAAAGATAGTTACTTTTGCCACACCCATAGCTTGCGTCCTCCTTTACAACTTTGGGGCCTTTACGCACACTGTATGGGCCATCAACAGTGCAAGAAAGCAGACACACCGAGTGAAATCATCTCGCCAGGATCAAAtggcagtttttaaaatatatgtTCGCCTGGCCTCCCTGATGGGTTTCACATGGTTTTTCAGCTTCAGCGCTGAGTTCATCCACAAAGCACTCATCTACCCTTTTGTTATGCTCACAACCACTCAAGGAGTCTACATATTTGTTGCGTTCATCTGCAAGGCCCGAGTGCTCAAGCTTTTGAAGGAAAGGTTTCCTGGATCCAGGAAGGATGCAATGGCTTCCACTCAGCACACGGCAAGCACAGAATGTAGGAGTATACGTGCATATTCTCCCAAAAAATCTGAGAGAGACACTCGTTTTTAA